In Rhodamnia argentea isolate NSW1041297 chromosome 11, ASM2092103v1, whole genome shotgun sequence, one genomic interval encodes:
- the LOC125312816 gene encoding uncharacterized protein LOC125312816 isoform X1, translating into MLLCAVGRDGNNQMFPIAWAVVEVEYEASWTWFLTLLFIDLSVGTGEGWTFIGDQQKGLMNAVSCLSPQAEHRNCARHIYANWKKLHKGDALKNLFWRAVRCTFQAEFDLEMANLKEECSKGYEDFMRQGPKHFYKAFIKTGTKCDAVDNNLSETFNGYLCIPRTKPILEMLEEIRTMLMDRMAERSQLMMDQIDPICPRIRMKLEKTKLESKCCTARAAMGNNFEVQVFDKRFVVDLVGKTSACREWDLSGIPCKHAICCISFMKFDINDYVDDCFKKDAYERCYQFFLPAMNGQQMWPKVGGEPIKPPPYRRKRGREKKNRIKDKDERSSDGKKLMKVGVQMRCSNCLNYGHNKKTCKNPTASRPPKAKRGRPKKATSARDGTQASRPYNRDSAIIRKERAQARQGYGLFMSETGNSYLRMPGSDRVIDIGGPSFSNGQVGARNVQASQSQSSIGISSSIQQSEIGGGL; encoded by the exons ATGTTGTTATGCGCCGTAGGACGAgatggaaataatcaaatgtttCCGATAGCTTGGGCAGTTGTGGAAGTTGAGTATGAGGCATCTTGGACTTGGTTTCTCACCCTCTTATTCATTGACTTGAGCGTGGGCACGGGTGAAGGTTGGACTTTTATCGGTGATCAACAAAAG GGACTAATGAACGCAGTTTCATGCTTATCTCCACAAGCAGAGCATCGAAATTGTGCAAGACACATATATgctaattggaaaaaattgcacaaagGAGATGCTCTTAAGAATCTCTTTTGGAGAGCTGTGAGGTGTACATTTCAAGCTGAATTTGACCTAGAAATGGCGAATTTGAAGGAGGAGTGCTCTAAAGGTTATGAAGACTTTATGAGGCAAGGCCCTAAGCATTTCTATAAGGCTTTCATCAAGACAGGTACAAAGTGTGATGCGGTTGATAATAACTTAAGTGAAACCTTCAATGGATACCTTTGCATACCAAGAACAAAACCCATACTTGAGATGCTTGAAGAAATAAGAACTATGTTGATGGATAGGATGGCAGAGAGAAGTCAATTAATGATGGATCAAATAGACCCAATTTGCCCAAGGATTAGAATGAAGTTGGAGAAGACTAAGCTGGAGAGCAAGTGTTGTACTGCTAGAGCGGCAATGGGGAATAACTTTGAGGTTCAAGTTTTTGACAAGAGATTTGTGGTAGACTTGGTTGGGAAGACCAGTGCTTGTAGGGAGTGGGATTTATCCGGAATACCATGTAAACATGCAATATGTTGCATTAGTTTCATGAAGTTCGATATCAATGATTATGTTGATGATTGTTTCAAGAAAGATGCTTATGAGAGATGTTATCAATTTTTCCTCCCAGCCATGAATGGACAACAAATGTGGCCCAAAGTTGGTGGTGAGCCAATCAAACCACCACCTTATAGaaggaaaagagggagagagaaaaaaaacagaatCAAAGACAAGGATGAGCGAAGTAGTGATGGTAAGAAATTGATGAAAGTTGGTGTCCAAATGCGATGTTCAAATTGCCTTAACTATGGGCATAACAAAAAAACATGCAAGAATCCTACAGCATCTAGGCCACCCAAA GCAAAAAGGGGAAGACCAAAGAAGGCTACTAGTGCGCGGGACGGTACACAGGCTAGTAGACCATATAATAGGGACTCTGCTATCATCAGAAAGGAGAGAGCA CAAGCTCGACAAGGATATGGACTTTTCATGTCTGAAACTGGAAATTCATATTTAAGG ATGCCTGGTAGTGATAGAGTTATTGACATCGGCGGTCCATCCTTCTCCAATGGACAAGTAGGAGCAAGAAATGTTCAAGCTTCACAGAGCCAATCTTCAATTGGCATCTCAAGCTCCATTCAACAATCCGAAATCGGTGGTGGATTGTGA
- the LOC125312816 gene encoding uncharacterized protein LOC125312816 isoform X2, translated as MNAVSCLSPQAEHRNCARHIYANWKKLHKGDALKNLFWRAVRCTFQAEFDLEMANLKEECSKGYEDFMRQGPKHFYKAFIKTGTKCDAVDNNLSETFNGYLCIPRTKPILEMLEEIRTMLMDRMAERSQLMMDQIDPICPRIRMKLEKTKLESKCCTARAAMGNNFEVQVFDKRFVVDLVGKTSACREWDLSGIPCKHAICCISFMKFDINDYVDDCFKKDAYERCYQFFLPAMNGQQMWPKVGGEPIKPPPYRRKRGREKKNRIKDKDERSSDGKKLMKVGVQMRCSNCLNYGHNKKTCKNPTASRPPKAKRGRPKKATSARDGTQASRPYNRDSAIIRKERAQARQGYGLFMSETGNSYLRMPGSDRVIDIGGPSFSNGQVGARNVQASQSQSSIGISSSIQQSEIGGGL; from the exons ATGAACGCAGTTTCATGCTTATCTCCACAAGCAGAGCATCGAAATTGTGCAAGACACATATATgctaattggaaaaaattgcacaaagGAGATGCTCTTAAGAATCTCTTTTGGAGAGCTGTGAGGTGTACATTTCAAGCTGAATTTGACCTAGAAATGGCGAATTTGAAGGAGGAGTGCTCTAAAGGTTATGAAGACTTTATGAGGCAAGGCCCTAAGCATTTCTATAAGGCTTTCATCAAGACAGGTACAAAGTGTGATGCGGTTGATAATAACTTAAGTGAAACCTTCAATGGATACCTTTGCATACCAAGAACAAAACCCATACTTGAGATGCTTGAAGAAATAAGAACTATGTTGATGGATAGGATGGCAGAGAGAAGTCAATTAATGATGGATCAAATAGACCCAATTTGCCCAAGGATTAGAATGAAGTTGGAGAAGACTAAGCTGGAGAGCAAGTGTTGTACTGCTAGAGCGGCAATGGGGAATAACTTTGAGGTTCAAGTTTTTGACAAGAGATTTGTGGTAGACTTGGTTGGGAAGACCAGTGCTTGTAGGGAGTGGGATTTATCCGGAATACCATGTAAACATGCAATATGTTGCATTAGTTTCATGAAGTTCGATATCAATGATTATGTTGATGATTGTTTCAAGAAAGATGCTTATGAGAGATGTTATCAATTTTTCCTCCCAGCCATGAATGGACAACAAATGTGGCCCAAAGTTGGTGGTGAGCCAATCAAACCACCACCTTATAGaaggaaaagagggagagagaaaaaaaacagaatCAAAGACAAGGATGAGCGAAGTAGTGATGGTAAGAAATTGATGAAAGTTGGTGTCCAAATGCGATGTTCAAATTGCCTTAACTATGGGCATAACAAAAAAACATGCAAGAATCCTACAGCATCTAGGCCACCCAAA GCAAAAAGGGGAAGACCAAAGAAGGCTACTAGTGCGCGGGACGGTACACAGGCTAGTAGACCATATAATAGGGACTCTGCTATCATCAGAAAGGAGAGAGCA CAAGCTCGACAAGGATATGGACTTTTCATGTCTGAAACTGGAAATTCATATTTAAGG ATGCCTGGTAGTGATAGAGTTATTGACATCGGCGGTCCATCCTTCTCCAATGGACAAGTAGGAGCAAGAAATGTTCAAGCTTCACAGAGCCAATCTTCAATTGGCATCTCAAGCTCCATTCAACAATCCGAAATCGGTGGTGGATTGTGA